In Longimicrobium sp., a single window of DNA contains:
- a CDS encoding AtpZ/AtpI family protein — MAQIPSGPDRRRPNMPDAAQYAGLGVTFAGGIVLFTLLGVWVDGRLGTSPWGVLLGVFLGFGLSLAWIYRKLVIGPRQRGDG, encoded by the coding sequence ATGGCGCAGATTCCCAGCGGTCCGGACCGCCGCCGGCCGAACATGCCGGACGCGGCGCAGTACGCGGGGCTCGGCGTGACCTTCGCCGGCGGGATCGTGCTGTTCACCCTGCTCGGCGTCTGGGTCGACGGGCGGCTGGGGACGAGCCCGTGGGGGGTGCTCCTGGGGGTCTTCCTGGGGTTCGGGCTGAGCCTGGCGTGGATCTATCGCAAGCTGGTGATCGGGCCGCGCCAGCGGGGGGACGGGTGA
- a CDS encoding BsuPI-related putative proteinase inhibitor, translated as MRRAFAPLLLLAAALACRPQAPAPAAAPAAGEDGPLVTTLQVLAARGQVQVALAVTNASAAPVVLEFRSAQRYDFAVQDGERTLWRWSEGRGFAQAVGADTLPPGVTRSWSESWTPSPGHAGREFTAVGTLTAANLPREQRSAFRIP; from the coding sequence ATGAGACGAGCCTTCGCCCCCCTCCTGCTCCTGGCCGCCGCGCTGGCGTGCCGGCCGCAGGCGCCTGCTCCCGCGGCGGCGCCCGCCGCCGGGGAGGACGGCCCGCTCGTCACCACCCTCCAGGTGCTGGCCGCCCGCGGCCAGGTCCAGGTCGCGCTGGCGGTCACCAACGCCTCGGCCGCGCCCGTGGTGCTGGAGTTCCGCTCCGCGCAACGCTACGACTTCGCGGTGCAGGACGGCGAGCGCACGCTCTGGCGCTGGTCCGAGGGGCGCGGCTTCGCGCAGGCGGTGGGCGCCGACACGCTGCCGCCCGGAGTCACGCGCAGCTGGTCCGAGAGCTGGACGCCCTCCCCGGGGCACGCCGGCCGCGAATTCACCGCCGTGGGGACGCTGACCGCCGCCAACCTCCCGCGGGAGCAGCGGTCCGCGTTCCGCATCCCATGA
- a CDS encoding threonine/serine dehydratase, translating to MTAFTPASALDSGPAGASADAGGPPRMADVLAAARRLEGVVRRTPLERSDALSARVGVDVHLKLETLQRTGSFKLRGACNRVATLTDAERARGLVTASAGNHGQGVAFAARRYGARATVFVPAGAPETKRRRIARHGAELRLVDGGYDAAHAAAEAHEAETGAFFVHAFSDPQTVAGQGTVGLEIFSDLPEAKTVLVPVGGAGLINGIGLVARALGDRVRVVGVQTHVTSGMHDSLAAGRVVPAPTGPTMCEGLEGDVDQAGFELARRLVDEIVLVSEDAVRRAVRWLYVEEGVVAEGSAAVVAAALLEGAVGGLRGPVAAVLSGSNLDAARLASILSEA from the coding sequence GTGACTGCCTTTACGCCCGCCTCCGCCCTGGATTCCGGCCCCGCCGGCGCTTCCGCCGACGCGGGCGGGCCCCCGCGCATGGCCGACGTGCTGGCCGCCGCCCGGCGCCTGGAGGGCGTGGTGCGCCGCACGCCGCTGGAGCGCTCCGACGCGCTCTCGGCGCGGGTGGGGGTGGACGTCCACCTCAAGCTGGAGACGCTGCAGCGCACGGGCTCGTTCAAGCTCCGCGGCGCCTGCAACCGCGTCGCCACCCTGACGGACGCCGAGCGCGCCCGCGGGCTGGTGACGGCCTCGGCGGGGAACCACGGGCAGGGCGTGGCCTTCGCGGCGCGGCGGTATGGGGCGCGGGCCACCGTCTTCGTCCCGGCCGGCGCGCCGGAGACCAAGCGGCGGCGGATCGCGCGCCACGGCGCGGAGCTGCGCCTGGTCGACGGCGGCTACGACGCGGCGCACGCCGCCGCCGAGGCGCACGAGGCCGAGACGGGGGCGTTCTTCGTGCACGCCTTCAGCGACCCGCAGACGGTGGCCGGGCAGGGGACGGTGGGGCTGGAGATCTTCTCCGACCTCCCGGAGGCGAAGACGGTGCTGGTCCCCGTGGGCGGAGCGGGGCTGATCAACGGGATCGGCCTGGTGGCCCGCGCGCTGGGCGACCGGGTGCGGGTGGTGGGCGTGCAGACCCACGTGACCTCGGGGATGCACGACTCGCTGGCCGCCGGCCGGGTGGTCCCCGCGCCCACGGGCCCGACGATGTGCGAGGGGCTGGAGGGCGACGTCGACCAGGCCGGCTTCGAGCTCGCCCGGCGGCTGGTCGACGAGATCGTCCTGGTCTCCGAAGACGCCGTGCGGCGGGCGGTTCGCTGGCTGTACGTGGAGGAGGGCGTGGTGGCCGAGGGCTCGGCGGCGGTCGTGGCGGCCGCGCTCCTGGAAGGGGCGGTCGGCGGGCTGCGGGGCCCCGTGGCCGCGGTGCTCTCCGGGAGCAACCTCGACGCGGCGCGGCTCGCGTCCATCCTTTCCGAAGCGTAG
- a CDS encoding gamma carbonic anhydrase family protein: MATILPYAGIHPRIHPSAFVAPTAVVIGNVTIEEEASVWFGAVLRGDEPEHEIRVGARTSVQDNVVLHVSRRGATVIGRGVTVGHGAVLESCVVGDGALIGMNAVVLQGATVGEQALVAAGAVVGDNAVVPPRTLAAGTPAKVKKELQGESLRWVSTSADHYVELSRGYLAQGIGRVGAGPSGETQEGR; encoded by the coding sequence ATGGCGACGATCCTTCCCTACGCGGGGATACACCCGCGCATCCACCCCTCGGCGTTCGTGGCGCCGACCGCGGTGGTCATCGGCAACGTGACCATCGAGGAGGAGGCGAGCGTGTGGTTCGGCGCCGTGCTGCGCGGCGACGAGCCCGAGCACGAGATCCGCGTGGGCGCGCGCACCAGCGTGCAGGACAACGTGGTGCTGCACGTGAGCAGGCGCGGGGCGACGGTGATCGGCCGCGGCGTCACCGTGGGCCACGGCGCCGTCCTGGAGAGCTGCGTGGTGGGCGACGGCGCGCTGATCGGGATGAACGCCGTCGTCCTCCAGGGCGCGACCGTGGGCGAGCAGGCGCTGGTCGCCGCGGGGGCGGTGGTGGGCGACAACGCCGTGGTCCCCCCGCGCACGCTGGCGGCGGGGACGCCGGCGAAGGTGAAGAAGGAGCTGCAGGGCGAGTCGCTGCGCTGGGTGAGCACCAGCGCGGACCACTACGTGGAGCTGTCGCGCGGCTACCTCGCGCAGGGGATCGGCCGCGTGGGCGCCGGTCCGTCCGGCGAGACGCAGGAGGGGAGATGA
- a CDS encoding M20/M25/M40 family metallo-hydrolase produces MSDLRERDGVDAPRGPARAGLDPGADGVHPGVAPAAVRTEEAGAREPGGREGEGRGEPGAMEELLRALTSLAGPTGQEDEVLDWVRREWEGRGELVQTPVGNLFLRIPGPGPRVLLAAHADELSLIVRSVTADGFLRVLPGERDQFSFPYFIGAPLRVLADSGPLPGVVAATTGHALTPEQRERTKLSWDDVFVDVGLTAAECAAQGVRVGTRMVWDPEIRRVGRLLVGKAMDDRLGVAVLVDLARRLSSARPRFDVTLACTVQEEIGMLGASSLARGGREFEVGFVIDNGLAGDIPTTSAAHVPVKLGLGPALVHRDSSVHYSRRLIAELRAVAARHEIPVQDAVLYHYSSDGAHLVRQGMEALLVAPPIRYSHSPFEAVDVRDVEATARLFAAYLTEGGAG; encoded by the coding sequence ATGAGCGACCTGAGAGAGCGGGACGGCGTCGACGCGCCGCGCGGCCCGGCCCGCGCGGGGCTCGACCCCGGCGCCGACGGCGTGCACCCCGGCGTCGCCCCCGCGGCCGTCCGCACGGAGGAGGCCGGCGCGCGGGAGCCCGGCGGACGGGAGGGCGAGGGCCGCGGCGAGCCGGGGGCGATGGAGGAGCTGCTGCGCGCGCTGACCTCGCTGGCCGGGCCCACGGGGCAGGAGGACGAGGTGCTGGACTGGGTGCGGCGCGAGTGGGAGGGGCGCGGCGAGCTCGTGCAGACGCCGGTGGGGAACCTCTTCCTGCGCATCCCCGGCCCCGGCCCCCGCGTGCTGCTGGCCGCCCACGCCGACGAGCTGTCGCTGATCGTGCGCTCGGTCACCGCCGACGGCTTCCTGCGCGTGCTCCCCGGCGAGCGCGACCAGTTCTCCTTCCCCTACTTCATCGGCGCGCCGCTGCGCGTGCTGGCCGACTCGGGCCCGCTCCCCGGCGTCGTCGCCGCGACGACGGGGCACGCGCTCACCCCCGAGCAGCGGGAGCGGACGAAGCTGTCGTGGGACGACGTCTTCGTGGACGTGGGGCTCACCGCGGCCGAGTGCGCCGCGCAGGGCGTCCGCGTGGGGACGCGCATGGTGTGGGACCCAGAGATCCGCCGCGTCGGCCGGCTCCTGGTGGGCAAGGCGATGGACGACCGGCTGGGGGTGGCCGTGCTGGTGGACCTCGCGCGGCGGCTGTCGAGCGCCCGGCCGCGCTTCGACGTGACGCTCGCCTGCACGGTGCAGGAGGAGATCGGGATGCTGGGCGCCTCCAGCCTGGCGCGCGGCGGACGCGAGTTCGAGGTGGGCTTCGTGATCGACAACGGCCTGGCGGGCGATATCCCCACCACCTCCGCGGCGCACGTGCCGGTGAAGCTGGGGCTGGGCCCGGCGCTGGTGCACCGCGACAGCTCGGTGCACTACTCGCGGCGGCTGATCGCGGAGCTGCGCGCCGTCGCCGCCCGGCACGAGATCCCGGTGCAGGACGCGGTGCTCTACCACTACTCGTCCGACGGCGCGCACCTGGTGCGGCAGGGGATGGAGGCGCTGCTGGTGGCCCCGCCGATCCGCTACTCGCACTCCCCCTTCGAGGCGGTGGACGTGCGCGACGTGGAGGCCACGGCCCGGCTCTTCGCGGCGTACCTCACGGAGGGCGGCGCGGGGTGA
- the thiO gene encoding glycine oxidase ThiO, giving the protein MTPTRSPDAVVVGGGVIGCAVARRAALGGLSVVVVERGTPGAEASSAAAGMLSPLAEAARPGPFLDLLLRARELYPAFAAAMREETGVDVGYGDAGTLYLSLREEDDAELEHRLAWQSAAGLCVERLTSDDARRLEPRVSPAVRFALRFPGDHQVDNRALSTALWSAAARAGAAFRLGAEAVALLREGDRVIGVELAGGERIEAGAVVVAGGSWAGRLGGLPRLLPVRPVHGQLLALEAVPPLFRHVVDSPRCYLVPRAEGRVIAGATVEETGYRKAVTPWGVRRLLDGAVEMAPELEHAPLASAWSGLRPGTPDGLPILGRDPDLPNLFYAAGHYRNGILLAPLTGELIGGMLLGEASGVDLGSYGIGRFAAGGEEDKGA; this is encoded by the coding sequence ATGACTCCGACGCGCAGCCCCGACGCGGTGGTCGTCGGCGGCGGGGTGATCGGGTGCGCGGTGGCCCGCCGGGCGGCGCTCGGCGGGCTCTCCGTCGTCGTGGTCGAGCGCGGCACCCCGGGCGCCGAGGCCTCGTCCGCCGCCGCCGGGATGCTCTCTCCCCTGGCCGAGGCCGCGCGCCCCGGCCCCTTCCTGGACCTCCTCCTGCGCGCGCGGGAGCTCTATCCGGCCTTCGCCGCGGCCATGCGCGAGGAGACCGGCGTGGACGTCGGCTACGGCGACGCGGGCACGCTCTACCTGTCGCTGCGCGAGGAGGACGACGCGGAGCTGGAGCACCGCCTCGCCTGGCAGTCGGCCGCGGGGCTCTGCGTGGAGCGGCTGACGTCGGACGACGCGCGCCGGCTGGAGCCGCGGGTGAGCCCGGCCGTCCGCTTCGCGCTGCGCTTCCCGGGCGACCACCAGGTGGACAACCGCGCGCTCTCCACCGCGCTCTGGTCGGCGGCCGCGCGGGCCGGGGCCGCGTTCCGCCTGGGCGCCGAGGCCGTGGCGCTGCTGCGGGAGGGGGATCGCGTGATCGGGGTCGAGCTGGCGGGCGGGGAGCGGATCGAGGCCGGGGCGGTGGTCGTGGCGGGCGGGAGCTGGGCCGGCCGGCTCGGCGGACTTCCCCGCCTTCTCCCGGTCAGGCCGGTGCACGGGCAGCTCCTGGCGCTGGAGGCCGTTCCCCCGCTCTTCCGCCACGTGGTCGACTCGCCGCGCTGCTACCTGGTGCCCCGCGCGGAAGGCCGGGTGATCGCCGGCGCGACGGTGGAGGAGACCGGCTACCGCAAGGCGGTCACCCCCTGGGGCGTGCGGCGGCTGCTCGACGGCGCGGTGGAGATGGCCCCGGAGCTGGAGCACGCGCCGCTGGCCTCCGCCTGGTCCGGCCTGCGCCCGGGGACGCCCGACGGGCTGCCGATCCTGGGCCGCGATCCGGATCTCCCGAACCTCTTCTACGCCGCCGGCCACTACCGCAACGGCATCCTCCTGGCGCCCCTCACGGGCGAGCTGATCGGCGGGATGCTGCTGGGGGAGGCGAGCGGAGTCGACCTGGGATCGTACGGGATCGGGCGGTTCGCGGCCGGGGGCGAGGAGGATAAGGGCGCCTGA
- a CDS encoding metallophosphoesterase family protein, whose product MRIAVITDAHANLQALRAALAEIRRIGVDAVYHTGDAIGIGPQPAEVLDALLGEPGMRLVMGNHDEWFAAGLPEPPAWMSPGEFEHIRWVHAQLDPALREAVAAWPYVLDEELDGVRVRFLHYPMHDGRLQPLRELATGSDADALFGPTGADLVFYGHHHPFSDVTGAARYVNPGSLGCHGEPLARFAVLETRPGAGGTLAFHAVPYDAAPLLAEFARRAVPERDYILRHFMPRG is encoded by the coding sequence ATGCGCATCGCCGTGATCACCGACGCGCACGCCAACCTGCAGGCGCTCCGGGCCGCGCTCGCCGAGATCCGGCGCATCGGCGTGGACGCGGTCTACCACACGGGCGACGCCATCGGCATCGGGCCGCAGCCGGCGGAGGTGCTCGACGCGCTGCTCGGCGAGCCGGGGATGCGGCTGGTGATGGGCAACCACGACGAGTGGTTCGCCGCCGGCCTCCCCGAGCCGCCCGCGTGGATGAGCCCCGGCGAGTTCGAGCACATCCGCTGGGTGCACGCGCAGCTCGATCCGGCGCTCCGCGAGGCGGTGGCGGCGTGGCCGTACGTGCTGGACGAGGAACTGGACGGCGTGCGGGTGCGCTTCCTCCACTACCCGATGCACGACGGCAGACTGCAGCCGCTGCGGGAGCTGGCGACGGGGAGCGACGCCGACGCGCTGTTCGGCCCCACGGGCGCCGACCTCGTCTTCTACGGCCACCACCACCCGTTCTCCGACGTCACCGGCGCGGCCCGCTACGTGAACCCCGGCTCGCTCGGGTGCCACGGGGAGCCGCTGGCCCGCTTCGCCGTGCTGGAGACCCGCCCCGGCGCTGGCGGCACGCTCGCCTTCCACGCCGTCCCCTACGACGCCGCCCCGCTCCTGGCCGAGTTCGCCCGCCGCGCCGTCCCCGAGCGCGACTACATCCTCCGCCACTTCATGCCGCGCGGGTAG